A genome region from Arachis duranensis cultivar V14167 chromosome 6, aradu.V14167.gnm2.J7QH, whole genome shotgun sequence includes the following:
- the LOC107495623 gene encoding uncharacterized protein LOC107495623 gives MENYNRSRSYGNNNGQVVVHMESYYGAPPPTMPHDDHDLRSYSSVSYAQSKNHQRGIKLKKGKSVSTKSWGFGSDPEFQRKKRVASYKMYSVEGKVKGSFRKSFRWLKYKYTQVLYGW, from the coding sequence ATGGAAAATTACAACAGATCAAGGTCCTATGGAAATAATAATGGGCAAGTAGTAGTGCATATGGAGAGCTACTATGGTGCACCACCACCAACTATGCCTCATGATGATCATGATCTAAGGTCCTATAGTAGTGTTTCATATGCACAAAGTAAAAATCATCAAAGGGGTATTAAGTTGAAGAAAGGGAAGAGTGTTTCAACAAAGTCATGGGGTTTTGGAAGTGATCCTGAGTTTCAAAGGAAGAAGAGAGTTGCAAGCTATAAAATGTATTCTGTTGAAGGAAAAGTCAAAGGTTCTTTTAGGAAGAGCTTCAGATGGCTCAAGTATAAGTACACACAAGTTCTTTATGGATGGTGA
- the LOC107495622 gene encoding probable magnesium transporter NIPA9, protein MWESIVLTVAATAGNNIGKILQKKGTVILPPLSLKLKVIRAYAFNKIWVIGFLMDIGGALLMLRALSLAPVSVIQPVSGVGLAILSIFSHFYLKEIMNAVDWVGIALAGVGTIGVGAGGEEQEAATLSIFHIPCLAFVVAILFVLLNGGLRICRRHRREQEMMEYDVVEEIIYGLESGILFGMSSVISKMGFLFLEQGFHQLLVPLCIIFSVCCSGTGFYYQTRGLKHGRAIVVSTCAAVASIVSGVLAGMLALGERLPSAPKARLALLLGWLLIITGVILLVGSTRLVKFLSCSSGRTKRSNADKSYGARRPSSLRIREPNPSTVIPATTLNHLLPSASKEKA, encoded by the exons ATGTGGGAATCCATTGTGTTAACGGTGGCTGCCACCGCCGGAAACAACATCGGAAAAATCCTTCAGAAGAAGGGCACCGTCATTCTTCCTCCTCTCTCTTTGAAGCTCAAG GTGATAAGGGCTTATGCATTTAACAAAATCTGGGTTATAGGTTTTCTAATGGATATAGGTGGTGCATTATTGATGTTAAGAGCATTATCTTTGGCCCCG GTATCTGTGATCCAACCGGTTTCGGGAGTCGGACTAGCAATTCTTTCAATCTTCTCTCATTTTTATCTGAAGGAAATCATGAATGCTGTTGATTGGGTTGGCATTGCCTTGGCAGGTGTTGGCACAATAG GAGTTGGTGCCGGAGGTGAAGAGCAAGAGGCGGCTACTCTGTCCATTTTTCACATACCATGTCTGgcatttgttgttgccatcttGTTT GTATTGCTTAATGGAGGGCTTAGAATATGCAGGCGTCATCGAAGAGAACAAGAGATG ATGGAATACGATGTTGTTGAGGAAATTATTTATGGCTTGGAATCTGGAATTTTGTTTGG GATGTCTTCGGTAATTTCAAAGATGGGATTTCTGTTCCTAGAGCAAGGTTTTCACCAACTGTTGGTTCCTCTGTGCATCATATTCAGTGTGTGTTGTAGTGGAACAGGGTTTTACTACCAG ACACGGGGACTAAAGCACGGTAGGGCTATTGTGGTTTCTACATGTGCAGCCGTGGCATCAATTGTGAGCGGTGTACTAGCTGGAATGCTTGCATTGGGTGAAAGACTGCCTTCTGCCCCGAAAGCTCGCTTGGCACTTCTTCTTGGATG GCTACTTATAATCACGGGTGTAATTTTACTCGTTGGTTCGACGCGGCTAGTGAAATTCCTCTCGTGTTCTTCAGGACGCACGAAAAGAAGCAATGCTGATAAGAGTTACGGCGCTAGAAGACCAAGTTCTTTGCGTATAAGGGAACCGAATCCAAGCACCGTGATACCAGCCACGACGTTAAATCATCTGCTGCCATCGGCTTCCAAAGAAAAAGCTTGA